The nucleotide window ATACGAGCGAATACGTCATTGATCAATTAGAAGACTTCGGTGATTTCACCATTCATAAGAATATAGGTGGTTATGGAATCGTCGCTGAACTAGGTAAAGGTACACCTGTCGTTGGATTGAGAGCAGATATGGATGCCCTACCGATAAAAGAGCAGACTGACTTACCCTTTGCATCAGTGAATGATGGGGTCATGCATGCTTGTGGCCACGATGCTCATACAGCTATGTTATTAGGTGCTGCTAGAATTTTATCAATTAAATACAAGGAAAACCGTTTGAAGGGTACTGTTAAATTCATCTTTCAACCTGCTGAAGAGGACACGGATGAATATGGTCTCACGGGTGCCCCGTATATGCTTCAAAGTGGTCTTTTAGATGATGTCCAATCAGCTTTTGCATTGCACGTGTGTCCGTGGAGGTCAATCGGTGAAATTCAATTGAATGATGGACCTAGCATGGCTAATATTGACAATTTCTATATTGAACTAAGTGGTGTTGGGTCTCATGGTGCCTACCCTCATCAAGGAAAGGATCCCATATGGTTGATGAATCAGTTACTGTCATTGATTTATAGTGTTCCTGGGCGTCAAGTGGATCCCCTCGATCCTGCAGTAATCAGTGTCGGTCAAATTCATGCTGGGCAAGCAACTAATGTTATACCGGATGTGGTGACTATGCGCGGTTCAATCAGAAGTTATTCAAAGTCAGTCCAACAATCATTACTTGATGAACTGGAACGGAGTTGTCGTAGTATCGAAGCACTCGGTTGTGACATTAAATTGATTATCGAGCACGGAGAACCAGCGCTGCATAATGATCCAGATACCAATAGAAAAATTGAACAGTTTGTGCAAGAGAATTATCCTCAATTATCCATCGTTAAAAAGGCGTACGGATTAGGAAGTGAAGATTTTTCACACATCCTGGAAAAAGTTCCTGGAGCAATGGTGATGGTGG belongs to Halalkalibacillus sediminis and includes:
- a CDS encoding M20 metallopeptidase family protein, translating into MENLLSNEEIKEIEEDLISWYKHFHQNPELSFQEKNTSEYVIDQLEDFGDFTIHKNIGGYGIVAELGKGTPVVGLRADMDALPIKEQTDLPFASVNDGVMHACGHDAHTAMLLGAARILSIKYKENRLKGTVKFIFQPAEEDTDEYGLTGAPYMLQSGLLDDVQSAFALHVCPWRSIGEIQLNDGPSMANIDNFYIELSGVGSHGAYPHQGKDPIWLMNQLLSLIYSVPGRQVDPLDPAVISVGQIHAGQATNVIPDVVTMRGSIRSYSKSVQQSLLDELERSCRSIEALGCDIKLIIEHGEPALHNDPDTNRKIEQFVQENYPQLSIVKKAYGLGSEDFSHILEKVPGAMVMVGCHEEGQQERHLHGSDFQVDERVLSIGTSLLVGFVEKNADQS